Below is a window of Blastopirellula marina DNA.
AAGATCAAATCAGCCGATTCTAGCGTGGGTTCGGCAATGACGCAGATCAGGTTGTCGATACCGAGGTCGTCGTAAATCGCTTTGTTGAAGCGACGCACACCTTCCACGGCAACCTTCTTGCCGCTGGGGTGAGGGTTCACGACGAGCGTGTTTCCACCAGCGATCATATTGACGGCGTTACCGGTGATGGTGGGCAGCGAGTGCGTTACCGGAGTGATGCAGCCGATCACGCCGAACGGTGCATGCTCGATCACCGCCAGGCCGTGGTCACCGCTGAAGACTTCCGAGCGAAGGAACTCCACGCCGGGCGTCTTACGACCCAGCAGTTCCAGCTTTTCGATCTTATGAGCGAGCTTGCCGATCTTGGTCTCGTTCATTTCCATCGTGCCCAGTTCGACTTTTTGGTCGATCGAGATCTGACGGATGTGATCGATGATCCGTTTGCGATCTTCGATGGTACGTTCCGAAAGCTTCTCGAACGCTTCGCGAGCAGCTCGAACCGCTTCGTCGGCACAATCGAAGATGCCGTAGCGTCCTTTGAAACCGGATGTGACCGGAGGCGCCTTGCCGACTTCGGCGAGCACCTGGGCTACGACATTGCGAATAATGGATTCGTCAAATTGCATGATGATGATATCCTCACGTCAGCACGTGAAAGTGGCTGCCGACTAACTATCCGAGTCACTCTCGGTCTGCTCTTGTTTTGGTTCGGACTTCTTCGGAGTCGCTTCCTTCTTAGCAGCCGGAGCCGGTTTTGCTTTCGGCTTTGGCTCCTGGTTCGGAGCTTCCTCCTGGTCCTCGTCTTCTGTCCGGTCGTAAATGCACATGCTATCGACATGCGCACGATCGACGATTCCGATGACCACACAATCGATCGGCAGGCTCTTGGTTTCCGCAGTTAGACGGGCACTAGAACCTTGCGTAATCAGCACGAAGTCACCGACACCGCTGCCGAGCATGTCGACAGCAACGAAGGTACGTCCCGTGGTTACCAACGACTGACGATCTTTTGCTTCCAATCGATACGGTTCGACTACCAGCAAGCGGTGGCCGACCATCGTGTCGACTTTTTGGGTGGCAATGACCGAACCGGTCACCTTGGCGATAAACATCTTAGGTCGACTCCAACAACTGCTTGGTTTGCCGGGCAACGATGATCTCTTCGTTGGTCGGGATTACCCACAGTTGCGTTTTGCTGTTTGCCGAATGGATCGAAGCCTCTCCCTTGGCGGAATCGTTCTTCGCTTCGTCCAATTCGATTCCCAACTCTTGCAAGTTGGCACATACGTCTCTTCGCAATTGCTTACCGTTTTCGCCGATACCGCCGGTAAAGACGATAGCGTCCGCTCCGCCCAGCTCCACCAACATTCCGCCCAAGTAGCGGCGGACTTCGCTGGTGAACATGTCCAAAGCCAACTGCGCGTCAGCGTTGCCCTCGGCGGCAGCCTGTTCCAGGTCCCGCATGTCGCCACTGAGACCATTGCTCAGGCCGAGCAAGCCACCGTGACTCCCCATGTAGGCGAGCACTTCGGCCAAGCTCATGCCGGTCTTGTCCATCAACAAGGGCAGAACGTACGGATCGAAATCTCCAACCCGGTTGTTCTGTGGCAGGCCGGTTTGTGGACTCATGCCCATGGAGATCCCAGCGCTTTGGCGATTACGAATCGCACAAATGCTGCTGCTTCCACCCAGGTGGCACGAAATCACGCGCAAATCGTCGCGTCCCAACAGTTCGGCACTTCGCGTGGCGATATAGCGATGGCTGGCACCATGAAAGCCCCATTTCTTGACCAGAAATTCATCTGACCATGATTTAGGAATTCCGTAGTAACGCATCCGATCGGGGATCGTCGCGTGAAAGCCGGTTTCAAAGGCGGCAACTAGCGGAATCTCCGGCAGTTGCTCGGAAAGTAATCGCATGGCGGCAATGTAAGGCGGGTTGTGGGCCGGGGCGACATCGTTCATTTCTGCCATCGCAGAAAGGACGTCGTCGTTGACCCGCTGCACGCCTGATACACGTCCACCGTGGACCGCTTTAAATCCGATGGCCGAAACCTCTGCGGCATCTTTCAGGCATCCATGTTCTGCATCGGTGAGTTGCGAAAGGCATTTGCGAACCGCCACGGCATGGTCGGGGACATGCGCCGTGACATCTTCTTTCCAATCGCCAATCTGCACGCTGCAGGAACTCTCGGAAGATCCAATTCGATCGATCCCGCCTCGGGCTAATTGGGTTTCGCTGTCCATATCGAACAAGCGATACTTGAAACTAGTCGAGCCGAGATTTGCTACGAGAACCTTCATCGCGTTTGGACTCCTTTCGCCCGGGGATGCTCCGTGGGGTTACGGCTGGAATGGTACGGCTTAGCTGAAGTAAACGTCGACCAAGCCTTCGGCTGGACGAGGGAGAACGTGGCTACCAGCCAGTTCGCCAACTTGCTGAGCAGCATTGGCACCAGCTTCAACCGCAGCACGAACGCTGCCGACGTCGCCACTGACAACCGTCGAAACCAAACCACCGCCGATGTTGACGCGCTTTACGATCTTCACGTTAGCGGCCTTCGCCATGGCGTCGGTCGCTTCGACCAAACCAACCAAACCCTTGGTTTCAATCAAACCAATTGCGTTTTGCATGGAAAATATTCCTTCGCGGATGTTTCTTAAATGGGGACGGGACTATTCAGCCGAGGTGTAAACCGTTTTGACCGGTGGAGGCAGAACGATGCCGATGTCTTCGTGTGGTCGCGGAATGACCTGCACGCTGACGACTTCGCCCAAACGACCAGCAGCCGCGGCACCAGCATCGGTGGCAGCCTTCACAGCGGCGACGTCGCCGGTGATGAAAGCGGAAACCAGACCGCTGCCAACTTTGTCCCAACCAACGAACGTCACGTTGGCTGCTTTCAACATTGCGTCGGTGGCTTCCACCAAGGTCACAAAGCCCTTGGTTTCAATCATGCCCAACGCTTCCATTACTTTCGCCATGGGGTTTAATCTCCCGAACAAAAAAGGAAACCGTTACTTCAATTCGCATCGCAAAACCGATGCGATGTCTTCAAAACAGGAAATCGGATAAAACGCCTTCGCTGGTCTCGGGCGAGGTCTCAAGGTGCAAAATCATGGAGACCAACGAAAGCGTGATGTGGACTAATGCTTTGTCTTGCAACCACAAGGTTCTTGCTTCAGCAGTTGGATCTCGGTAGCAGCGTCCAGATTGCACGCGTTGCCTTCATCGGTGTCGATGTGAACTTCCAACTTGCTAACGTCATCAGATCGAACCAGCAGGTCTTCAAATGTGGTCGTGCAGCCGAGCGAAGTGATGCGGAGGTTCATACGATCGCCATTCTTCACGCCATAGAACTCGGCATCCCGGTTATTCATGTGGACATGGCGTTCGGCACGGATCACACCTTGGTCAAGCTGCACGGCGCCCTTCGGGCCTACCAGCACGCAGCCAGGGGTACCTTCGATTTTGCCACTTGCGCGAACCGGTGCTTCAATGCCGAGCGATATCGCATCGGTGAACGCCAGTTCGACTTGACTGTAATCACGTGTCGGACCGAGCACGCGTACTTTCTCGAGCATACGGCGACGTGGGCCGACAACCATGACGGTCTCTTCCGCGGCGTAAAAGCCGTCTTGGTAGAGATCCTTCATCGGGGTCAGGACGTGGCCAGGACCGAACAAGGTTTCGACATGGGCGTCGGTCAGGTGGATGTGACGAGCCGAGATGCTGACGACCAACTTCGGGGCGGCTGGTGTCTGCACCGAAACCGGATGAATCGGATCGCCACCGCTCTGCGAAAGAACGATTTGACGTACGATTTGTTCGATAGTGGCGTGATCGATATTGAGTGAGGAACTCATCGTTATTGGGAACCCTTTAAGGGGTTAACTGGCTTTGTGGGACATGGGGCGATCCATGATCGCTAATTCGGCGGGAGCGACGATCAGCTCGACATTGGCGTCGCGAACTTTCTGTTGCCAACTTTCCGAGATCTCGTGATCAACCACGAGCTTGTCGACCTCGGACAATTCGCACATCTGGGCCAGGCTTTGCCGACCGAATTTCGTGCTGTCGGCAACGATAATAACCTCGCCGCCAGCTTTCATCATGGCCCGCTCGGTTTCCACGAGCAGGAGGTTGCTGTTGTACAGCCCTTGTTCGGTGATACCTGCTACGCTCAAAACGGCTCGTCGGGCACTAAGTCGCGCGATCATTTCATTCGCGTAGGGACCAAGCGAAACGCCTGTCGCGCTGTGGACGTAGCCCCCGAGCAGGATCAATTCCGTGGTGTTGCTGGCCATGAACAA
It encodes the following:
- a CDS encoding EutN/CcmL family microcompartment protein, yielding MFIAKVTGSVIATQKVDTMVGHRLLVVEPYRLEAKDRQSLVTTGRTFVAVDMLGSGVGDFVLITQGSSARLTAETKSLPIDCVVIGIVDRAHVDSMCIYDRTEDEDQEEAPNQEPKPKAKPAPAAKKEATPKKSEPKQEQTESDSDS
- a CDS encoding acetate/propionate family kinase, which produces MKVLVANLGSTSFKYRLFDMDSETQLARGGIDRIGSSESSCSVQIGDWKEDVTAHVPDHAVAVRKCLSQLTDAEHGCLKDAAEVSAIGFKAVHGGRVSGVQRVNDDVLSAMAEMNDVAPAHNPPYIAAMRLLSEQLPEIPLVAAFETGFHATIPDRMRYYGIPKSWSDEFLVKKWGFHGASHRYIATRSAELLGRDDLRVISCHLGGSSSICAIRNRQSAGISMGMSPQTGLPQNNRVGDFDPYVLPLLMDKTGMSLAEVLAYMGSHGGLLGLSNGLSGDMRDLEQAAAEGNADAQLALDMFTSEVRRYLGGMLVELGGADAIVFTGGIGENGKQLRRDVCANLQELGIELDEAKNDSAKGEASIHSANSKTQLWVIPTNEEIIVARQTKQLLEST
- a CDS encoding BMC domain-containing protein, coding for MQNAIGLIETKGLVGLVEATDAMAKAANVKIVKRVNIGGGLVSTVVSGDVGSVRAAVEAGANAAQQVGELAGSHVLPRPAEGLVDVYFS
- a CDS encoding BMC domain-containing protein translates to MAKVMEALGMIETKGFVTLVEATDAMLKAANVTFVGWDKVGSGLVSAFITGDVAAVKAATDAGAAAAGRLGEVVSVQVIPRPHEDIGIVLPPPVKTVYTSAE
- the pduL gene encoding phosphate propanoyltransferase — translated: MSSSLNIDHATIEQIVRQIVLSQSGGDPIHPVSVQTPAAPKLVVSISARHIHLTDAHVETLFGPGHVLTPMKDLYQDGFYAAEETVMVVGPRRRMLEKVRVLGPTRDYSQVELAFTDAISLGIEAPVRASGKIEGTPGCVLVGPKGAVQLDQGVIRAERHVHMNNRDAEFYGVKNGDRMNLRITSLGCTTTFEDLLVRSDDVSKLEVHIDTDEGNACNLDAATEIQLLKQEPCGCKTKH
- a CDS encoding DeoR/GlpR family DNA-binding transcription regulator yields the protein MQADVRRTRLLELVRARGFASLPELAQELEVSESTVRRDVEQLEEAGSARRTHGGVFYTGPSPNLPHFELRHEMQWSKKRQIARAAAQLIEDGDTVILDGGSTTYELAQMLVGRTLQIVTNSLPVANLFMASNTTELILLGGYVHSATGVSLGPYANEMIARLSARRAVLSVAGITEQGLYNSNLLLVETERAMMKAGGEVIIVADSTKFGRQSLAQMCELSEVDKLVVDHEISESWQQKVRDANVELIVAPAELAIMDRPMSHKAS